The nucleotide sequence TGCTTCTGCAAGTCCCATTCCCTTAGTTTTAACACTTACTTTGTCAAAATCAAATTCTGTCCAAGTGCTTAAATCTCCTGCAGCAACATTTGCTGCCAATTCATCTGCCCACTCAACCATTACATCAGCCATTAACTCAGTCTCTATAGCACGAGCTGCCGTACGACCGACTGTACTAAAAAGAACACTTATAGGAAGATTTCCTCGTTTAAGGAAATTTGTTACATATTTAGTTATTCTTTCATCTTTACGTGCTACGCCGACAACCATACGGGCTAAAGGTCCTACTTCAACACGCGTATCATTATATATAGGTGATTTAATCCAAGAGTATTTCTCATTTGTTTTTAAATACGCTATTCCATCTTCACGTTTATCTAAACCTGTATATTTTGGAATTGTTTGTCCATCATATGGGTGTAAAGGATTTTTCCCTTCATACCAAGAGTGTGTCACATCTTCTGCAACCTTCTCAGGATCAACATCTTCAACTTTAGAAATATCTCCTCCATAAACTATACCACTTGGGAAAAGTAAAGCTGATTTATAAAATCCAGTGTCATCTAAACGGAAATCACCATAACTCATATAGTTAAGGAGACCACCACCTGTTCCACCTACACCTTTACCTTGCATAAGTTCTGTAAATGTAGCTTTGGAATCAGTCGCTTCATCCGCATACATGGTACCTGCCATATATACATCCGGTAAATAGGCTTTTTTAACAAATTCTGTTGATTCTTTAAGAAGATTTTTAAACAGAGCGATACGCGCAGGATTTTGGATATCTTGAACACAAGTTACACCACCAACAACAATAGACTGTGGATGTGGATTCTTACCACCAAAAATTGCCTGCATTTTTGCCATATCACGCTGGATGTCAAGTGCTTTTAAATAATGAGCCACACCAATAAGGTTTTGTTCTGGTGTCAATTTATAGTGTTTATTCCCCCAATATCCATTTCCAAAGATTCCTAAGCGTCCTTGTTTGACAAATTTGGCTACTCTCTCTTTAATCTCTGCAAAATGTCCTTCACCTTCTATATAAGGTGTAGTTCCTGCTACTTTTGCCCACTTTTGAGCTTCTTGTGCTGTTTTTGCAGGATCAGCAGAAAGTGCAGATACAACATCAACAAAATCAAGCGCATGAAGATGGTAAAAATGTACCAAGTGGTCATGTACATATAAAGAACCTTGGATAAGGTTACGAACTATTCTTGCATTTTTAGGAATTGTAATGCCAAAAGCATCCTCTACACCCTCAATTGAACGCTGATAGTGGGTTCCTGTACAAACTCCACAAATACGCATAGCTAAAAGTCCTGCATCTCTTGGATCTCTTCCTTGAAGAATAGTTTCAATTCCTCTAAACATTGTAGAAGAACTATATGCATCGACAATTGTATTGTTCTCATCAATCATTGCTTCTATTCTTAAGTGACCTTCAATTCTTGTAATAGGATCTACTACTATATGTTTCTTTGCCATTATGCTTCTCCTCCATCTTCTTTTTTACCTGCAAAGGCACTTGCTGCTGCATGAATACCAATTCCTATACCAGCTGCTGTTAACAGCCCTAGGCCAAATTCGTCAACAGTTTTCTCTACACCACCTGTAGGTGCTTTTATTTTTGCATCTGCCATTGGTCTTTCATAGGCATATTTATCCCAGAAATCTGGCTCAGAACATCCTATACAACCACGACCAACACCAATAGGCCAGTTTACACCTTCATTGTAACGAACGATTGAACAATTATTAAATGTCATAGGTCCCTTACAGCCCATTTTATAAAGACAGAAGTTATTTTTTGCACCCTCATCACCCCACTCTTCTACATACTCACCAGCATCAAAGTGTGCACGTCTTTCACAGTTATCATGAATTCTATAGCCAAATGCAAATTTAGGGCGCAATAGAGAATCAAGTTCAGGCACCTGACCAGTTAGAATATAATGGATAATTACTCCAACCATGTTAGCAGGGTTTGCCGGGCATGCAGGAATATTAATAAGAGGTTTCCCTTTTATAACATCCATTACA is from Sulfurimonas paralvinellae and encodes:
- a CDS encoding nickel-dependent hydrogenase large subunit; the protein is MAKKHIVVDPITRIEGHLRIEAMIDENNTIVDAYSSSTMFRGIETILQGRDPRDAGLLAMRICGVCTGTHYQRSIEGVEDAFGITIPKNARIVRNLIQGSLYVHDHLVHFYHLHALDFVDVVSALSADPAKTAQEAQKWAKVAGTTPYIEGEGHFAEIKERVAKFVKQGRLGIFGNGYWGNKHYKLTPEQNLIGVAHYLKALDIQRDMAKMQAIFGGKNPHPQSIVVGGVTCVQDIQNPARIALFKNLLKESTEFVKKAYLPDVYMAGTMYADEATDSKATFTELMQGKGVGGTGGGLLNYMSYGDFRLDDTGFYKSALLFPSGIVYGGDISKVEDVDPEKVAEDVTHSWYEGKNPLHPYDGQTIPKYTGLDKREDGIAYLKTNEKYSWIKSPIYNDTRVEVGPLARMVVGVARKDERITKYVTNFLKRGNLPISVLFSTVGRTAARAIETELMADVMVEWADELAANVAAGDLSTWTEFDFDKVSVKTKGMGLAEAPRGALGHWVKIENGKIVNYQAVVPSTWNAAPRDYKGRLGAYEASLIGTKVAEPEQPLEIIRTIHSFDPCIACAVHVVDTKGKELGVYKIDTQCSI